One Bombus pyrosoma isolate SC7728 linkage group LG11, ASM1482585v1, whole genome shotgun sequence DNA segment encodes these proteins:
- the LOC122572510 gene encoding putative phosphoenolpyruvate synthase translates to MISVPFVFKILLSIFLPLWLYVWISRTVKKYNTSCLDLKQNIPNTYFLLKYWWAEYCINRIKKKEGHSDYEKSHLENSKIKDKNSANSIFFYGADQKGNSLVIKFTRRAFKIAEISLQLATSDGHLYVLPEYPDTTLTSSLTQEWTAGGLKIEFLDFQRRCRIIYNGMLRNLTLGDECNDDNVEHVRFNFIFIANSQPLRWPEDWSSKLHAEALACEPWKNPDWINKIKLLEYTGFDQWGSMLGQITYKDGSVSSLYLRGLHQYRWGKHESYEFYESVTLFGVMLYGAMYYLNMSSTRCSFPQIQLGQYRTNNESVAEISKIGLKLSDFKQRKLNNNLEYKTWFIAENKKYDIIIKPNKTITLYYGQPWNSLNKIFTVKLEMNGKSGVGLMQLWSLYNGSYKAKVHPPLQLLKQPSISVQRNDYVVYFNDGKCQNENIVGGKGFSLAMLTSVIDTDFVVPKGFCVTVFALELQLHRHKKLQEMINDIENVSVGKKDGNLQKYCDEAMRIIESTPIIDEVKDAILKAIKNLESENNDDKPYRYAIRSSAVGEDSEETSAAGQNSTYLSIQGEDNIIKSVAKCWASLFSYQSVKYRKQHGMFVKTSMGVCVQKMVNASAAGVMFTRHPTTGDPSNILITANYGLGESVVSATVEPDTIIVHKSWDNELTVTSSVAGNKYQKMLASENGVVTIELNDQENKTICLSEKIALRLATIGVDLEMLFGSARDIEWAVVNENIYLLQARPITTLYTWTDFELMHELDSGVPSDIDIFTFANVGEVFPYPISPLSISMTNRVLNSSTATAFQSLDRIFFHIVTMKCCVNYYNMFLRNPSETITLLNKVADIAISGAVLVTPETLKVACDRNGVSSRLDRILLLCDMVKDAMKNSAKEKTAQKIRQNLNLNAEDFHTAYSLYNEINQHRDEYLMAGECHLHTSRVSVIYQIFAMGLLTSGYKDLVQEHFSDIAILLGSCSDIVSGEVVTGLNKIVHYIKTNEKGEEFKKIDPSKGIDWLKINCPQAAKELDNLLKEHGYRCIQEMDFISEPWSLRPQDLINTLQIMMAAVKQNNSSKSLNPEETVAQLKTPKSKRIKWILEKLVPLCRQAVVRREMTKSIFVYVIHIFRLAYRRLGKLMVLEGYLPSEDLIFFLTNEEIGKLLSHHDTALIQKASRRKRIFPQLKKMKYPEVNTGMPIPMKSNVDIVVDEKSEKIQGMSVCGGSVLNRACVITDLSEAHTIQQGDILITHATDIAWSPYFPLLSGIVTELGGLISHGAVVAREYGLPCIVGAKRATQIFQTGDTVLLTADTGVLQLVKKLD, encoded by the exons ATGATAAGTGTCccatttgtttttaaaattttactttctatctttttaccATTGTGGCTATATGTTTGGATTAGTAGAACagttaagaaatataatacatcATGTTTAGacttgaaacaaaatattccaa atacttatttcttattgaaatattggTGGGCagaatattgtattaataggataaaaaagaaagaaggacaTTCAGATTATGAAAAAAGTCActtagaaaattcaaaaattaaagataaaaat AGTGCCAACagcatatttttttatggtGCAGATCAAAAAGGGAATTctttagtaattaaatttactcgtAGAGCATTCAAAATAGCAGAAATATCATTGCAACTTGCCACATCTGATGGTCATCTATATGTCTTGCCTG AATATCCTGATACAACTTTAACAAGTAGCCTAACTCAGGAATGGACAGCAGGTGgtctaaaaattgaatttttagattttcaaCGACGTtgcagaataatttacaatgGAATGCTTAGAAACTTAACTCTGGGTGATGAATGCAATGATGATAATGTTGAACATGTTCGcttcaattttat atttattgCGAATTCCCAACCATTAAGATGGCCAGAAGATTGGAGTTCAAAATTACATGCAGAAGCATTAGCTTGTGAACCTTGGAAGAATCCTGActggataaataaaat AAAGTTACTTGAGTATACAGGTTTTGATCAATGGGGATCTATGCTAGGtcaaataacatataaagatGGATCTGTCTCTTCACTGTATTTGCGCGGACTTCATCAATATCGTTGGGGGAAGCATGAAtcttatgaattttatgaatcaGTTACTTTATTTGGAGTAATGTTATATGGCGCTATGTATTATCTTAATATGAGTAGTACAAGATGTAGTTTTCCACA aatacaGTTGGGTCAATATAGAACTAATAATGAAAGTGTAGCAGAGATTAGCAAGATAGGACTCAAATTATCCGattttaaacaaagaaaacttaataataatttggaaTATAAAACATGGTTCATag ctgaaaataaaaagtacgaTATTATCATAAAACCTAATAAAACAATAACTCTATATTATGGCCAACCATGGAATTCactaaacaaaatttttactgTGAAGTTAGAAATGAATGGAAAATCAGGTGTTGGATTAATGCAATTATGGTCCCTCTACAATGGATCATATAAAGCAAAAGTGCATCCACCTTTACAACTGTTAAAACAACCTAGTATTTCTGTGCAAAGAAACGAttatgttgtatattttaatgatgGAAAATgccaaaatgaaaatattgtcgGTGGAAAAGGATTTTCTCTTGCAATGTTAACTTCTGTTATAGATACAGAT TTTGTTGTGCCAAAAGGATTTTGTGTGACTGTTTTTGCCCTTGAATTGCAATTACATAgacataaaaaattgcaagaaatGATTAATGATATCGAGAATGTTAGTGTTGGGAAAAAAGATGGTAATCTCCAAAAATATTGTGACGA agcTATGCGTATCATCGAATCGACTCCTATTATTGACGAAGTAAAAGATGCaattttaaaagcaataaagAACTTAGAGTCAGAAAACAATGATGATAAACCATATAGGTACGCGATAAGATCTAGTGCTGTAGGTGAAGATAGCGAAGAAACTTCAGCTGCTGGCCAAAATTCAACTTATTTAAGTATCCAAGGTGAAGATAATATCATCAAGAGCGTAGCTAAGTGTTGGGCGAGTTTGTTTTCGTATCAAAGTGTCAAATACAG AAAACAACATGGGATGTTTGTAAAAACATCTATGGGCGTATGTGTACAAAAGATGGTAAATGCTAGTGCTGCAGGTGTTATGTTCACCAGACATCCGACTACTGGAGACCCGTCAAATATTCTTATTACAGCTAATTATGGATTGGGAGAG TCTGTTGTTTCAGCAACAGTTGAACCAGATACAATAATTGTTCATAAAAGTTGGGATAATGAATTGACTGTAACAAGTTCAGTAGCAGggaataaatatcaaaaaatgcTAGCAAGTGAAAATGGAGTTGTTACAATTGAACTCAATGaccaagaaaataaaacaatttgttTGTCAGAAAAAATTGCTCTGCGATTAGCTACTATAGGAGTAGATTTAGAAATGTTATTTGGTAGCGCCAGAGATATAGAATGGGCAGTagtcaatgaaaatatttatttacttcaaGCTCGACCTATCACCACTTTATATACGTGGACAGATTTTGAGCTAATGCACGAATTAGATTCAGGTGTCCCAAGCGATATtgacatttttacatttgctAATGTAGGCGAAGTATTTCCATATCCAATATCACCTTTATCAATTTCTATGACTAACAGAGTACTTAATTCGTCAACGGCTACTGCATTTCAATCTTTAGatcgtattttctttcatatcgTTACTATGAAATGCTGCGTGAACTATTATAAt ATGTTTTTACGAAATCCTAGTGAAACTATAACACTTTTGAACAAAGTCGCAGATATAGCTATTAGCGGAGCTGTTTTAGTCACACCAGAAACATTAAAAGTTGCTTGTGATAGAAACGGCGTATCTAGTCGCCTAGATCGAATTTTGCTCCTATGTGACATGGTAAAGGATGCAATGAAAAATAgtgcaaaagaaaaaactgCACAGAAGATTcgtcaaaatttaaatttaaatgcagAAGATTTTCATACCGCttatagtttatataatgaaattaatcaacatagagatgaatatttaatg GCAGGAGAATGTCATTTGCATACATCAAGAGTTAGTgtcatttatcaaatttttgcgATGGGTTTATTAACAAGTGGCTACAAGGATCTTGTGCAAGAGCACTTTTCAGATATCGCAATTTTGTTAGGTTCTTGTAGCGATATTGTTAGTGGTGAAGTGGTAACAGGACTTAATAAAATAGTGCATTATATTAAGACGAATGAAAAAGgcgaagaatttaaaaaaattgatccTAGTAAGGGTATCGAttggttaaaaattaattgcccACAAGCTGCAAAGGAATTGGATAATCTTCTTAAAGAGCACGGATATAGATGCATTCAAGAAATGGATTTTATATCAGAACCATGGTCTCTTAGACCTCAAGATCTTATTAATACACTTCAG aTCATGATGGCGGCTGTAAAACAGAACAATTCAAGCAAATCGCTTAATCCAGAGGAGACAGTGGCACAATTGAAGACGCCAAAGTCGAAACGTATTAAATGGATTTTGGAAAAACTTGTACCCCTATGTAGACAAGCTGTCGTTCGTCGAGAAATGACGAAAtcaatatttgtatatgttatacatatatttcggCTAGCTTATAGAAGACTAGGAAAATTGATGGTTTTAGAAGGATATCTACCTAGCGAAGacttaatattctttttaacgaacgaagaaatagGGAAATTATTGAGTCATCACGATACAGCATTAAtacaaaa gGCTTCCCgtaggaaaagaatttttcctcagttaaaaaaaatgaaatatccaGAAGTTAATACTGGAATGCCAATTCCTATGAAG AGTAATGTAGATATAGTAGTTGatgaaaaatctgaaaaaattcAAGGAATGTCGGTATGCGGAGGCTCTGTTCTTAACAGAGCATGTGTAATCACGGATCTATCAGAAGCACATACGATACAACAGggtgatattttaattactcatGCTACCGATATTGCTTGGAGCCCATACTTCCCATTATTGAGCGGTATAGTTACAGAATTAGGAGGACTTATAAGTCATGGAGCTGTAGTAGCTAGAGAATACGGCCTTCCATGCATAGTTGGAGCTAAGAGAGCtacacaaatatttcaaacag gAGACACTGTGCTATTAACCGCGGATACTGGTGTTTTGCAGTTGGTGAAGAAACTCGATTAA
- the LOC122572513 gene encoding exocyst complex component 2 — translation MGPPPVVTGVSPKEGPPGTRVIVRGEFLGNKAQDLIGLTICGCDCFLSAEWKSSNKIIARSGPCKGRGDIIVTTRSGGPGTSTVQFRGYHETIGPMKESAVWVEEAPMQSFVWGRRTLSPTNYQQEDPLGLSVEGNDKKFPEDELMELFGEGSGDLTSEKFHPGWFLLQHHHATTFEDLRAGLAFLKRKVNSQKEGQLSFLKANVGSVMEQLDTITLLKEQFETDIKTYGSDPTEKLEKAIKQSMSEANKLFDDVLARRDRADATRNALSVMQRYKFLFCMPINIEKNIKRGNYDLVINDYTRVKNLFKNTEVEVFKKVLDEIDNRIVMLKAHLRNKLEEMPFSLEEHKKIIRNLVNLEAEGDPAWDAIVSHSNYLKKSITNCIQEHLEVDNSNGEDWNKAKSIQNSKQSKSNKNDGTNIPPEISCIETICDIIVEQLPDLWRLGQSYFTGQLHVAVDAEKQTPFKNLVLSSMEHAMEGLKNTCGDDLDAVWLLHILRRIRQMYASLIHLDLPNEALDIFGKFILNLRLECFHTLFKQTKGNIATLYKKETWQIEYLNEDGGVTKVPYLFEEMVIEVAKRARDTVVACGPREEPLFANPAHHLLYYHSIQALFTTFTRYCLQRLAFSGCEAALDVDESSVSQLVGSPSGYKSKNNKHQGPTWEQYLLISLSNIRYTLNTILPRIRDALKDQGYPSLSDADGWGSDWTQLGTLDAAVLDAYLERRCDPLVGTIEPSMYLGGLEWDFETEPIHVRPYAQEILANLIAVHAEVRRVAPALLYRVLSHIVETVAEELARLMSCVTQFGPTGIVQARTDITLLRSALQSYSTPRAKDFFEEALVAIPKPVHKDDYARIDMLFVKVKTSMHLQLSCLANDATNNTPTLIADPNRVTTV, via the exons aTGGGTCCACCGCCAGTGGTAACGGGAGTATCTCCAAAGGAAGGACCTCCAGGTACCCGCGTGATTGTTCGCGGTGAATTTCTGGGTAACAAAGCTCAAGATCTCATAG GTCTAACAATATGCGGATGTGATTGCTTCTTATCAGCAGAATGGAAATCTTCAAATAAGATCATTGCCAGATCAGGACCTTGTAAAGGTCGGGGTGATATTATAGTAACTACACGCAGTGGAGGACCAGGAACATCAACCGTACAATTCCGTGGTTATCATGAAACGATAGGTCCTATGAAAGAATCCGCGGTATGGGTGGAGGAAGCTCCTATGCAGAGTTTTGTCTGGGGGAGAAGGACACTCTCTCCAACGAATTATCAACAAGAAGACCCTTTAGGTTTAAGCGTAGAAGGCAATGA TAAGAAGTTCCCTGAAGATGAATTAATGGAACTTTTTGGGGAAGGTAGTGGAGATCTTACTAGTGAAAAATTTCACCCTGGTTGGTTCTTATTGCAACATCATCATGCTACTACTTTTGAAGATTTAAGGGCTGGATTGGCTTTTCtcaaaagaaaagtaaattccCAAAAAGAGGGTCAACTATCATTTTTAAAG GCTAATGTAGGGTCTGTAATGGAACAATTAGATAcaataacattattaaaagaacaatttgAAACAGATATAAAAACATATGGCAGTGATCCCACTGAAAAGTTAGAAAAAGCTATTAAACAGTCCATGTCAGAggctaataaattatttgacgATGTGCTAGCAAGAAGAGACAGAGCAGATGCAACGAGAAATGCATTGTCTGTAATGCAGAGATATAAGTTCCTTTTTTGTATGCcaattaatatagaaaagaaCATAAAACGGGGCAATTATGATCTTGTAATTAACGACTACACGagagtaaaaaatttatttaaaaatacagaagtcgaagtttttaaaaaagtgCTGGATGAAATCGATAACAGAATTGTCATGTTAAAAGcacatttaagaaataaacttGAAGAAATGCCCTTCAGTCTGGAGGaacataagaaaataattagaaatctTGTTAATTTGGAAGCTGAAGGAGATCCAGCTTGGGATGCTATAG TTTCACATTCGAATTACTTGAAAAAAAGTATTACCAATTGTATACAAGAACATTTGGAAGTGGATAATTCAAATGGAGAGGATTGGAACAAAGCAAAGTCAATACAGAATAGTAAACAATCAAAATCGAACAAAAATGATGGGACTAATATTCCCCCAGAAATATCATGTATTGAAACAATTTGTGATATAATTGTCGAGCAACTACCAGACTTATGGAGATTAGGTCAGAGCTACTTTACAGGACAGTTACATGTTGCAGTGGACGCAGAAAAACAGACACCTTTCAAG AACCTAGTACTGTCAAGCATGGAGCATGCGATGGAAGGTTTGAAAAATACATGTGGCGATGATTTGGATGCTGTATGGCTTTTACATATCTTGCGTAGGATTAGACAAATGTACGCTTCATTGATTCATTTGGATTTACCAAACGAGGCATTAGATATTTTCGGAAAATTTATACTTAACTTGAG acTGGAGTGTTTTCATACTTTGTTTAAACAAACGAAAGGAAACATAGCAACattatacaaaaaagaaacttggcaaattgaatatttaaatgaagaCGGTGGCGTTACGAAAGTG CCATATCTGTTTGAAGAAATGGTTATAGAAGTCGCAAAGCGGGCGCGCGATACAGTAGTTGCTTGTGGCCCTCGAGAAGAACCTTTATTTGCTAATCCTGCTCATCATCTTCTATACTATCATTCTATCCAGGCACTGTTTACAACGTTCACACGATATTGCCTACAGCGATTGGCATTCAGTGGCTGCGAGGCAGCTCTAGATGTTGACGAATCGTCTGTATCTCAATTAGTTGGTTCTCCTTCTGGCTATAAGAGCAAGAATAACAAGCATCAAGGCCCA ACGTGGGAACAATACCTCTTAATCTCATTAAGTAATATTCGTTATACACTGAACACCATCCTACCAAGAATTCGAGACGCATTGAAGGATCAGGGTTATCCGAGTTTGTCAGATGCGGATGGATGGGGTTCCGATTGGACGCAACTGGGTACACTGGACGCGGCTGTACTGGATGCATATTTGGAACGCCGTTGTGACCCATTAGTTGGCACAATTGAACCAAGTATGTATCTGGGTGGATTAGAATGGGATTTTGAGACTGAACCTATTCATGTGAGACCGTATGCGCAAGAAATCCTAGCAAATTTAATTGCAGTTCACGCAGAG gtGCGCCGTGTCGCACCAGCTTTACTATATCGAGTACTCTCTCACATAGTTGAGACAGTAGCGGAAGAACTTGCAAGACTCATGTCGTGTGTTACTCAATTCGGACCGACCGGAATTGTGCAAGCACGTACAGATATTACACTCCTGCGGAGTGCCTTACAGTCTTACAGTACACCGAGAGCAAA AGATTTCTTTGAAGAAGCACTAGTTGCGATACCGAAACCAGTTCACAAAGACGACTATGCGCGAATCGACATGTTGTTCGTAAAAGTAAAAACGTCCATGCATTTGCAACTATCATGTCTTGCCAATGATGCAACCAATAATACTCCTACATTGATTGCCGATCCTAATCGCGTCACTACCGTATAG
- the LOC122572514 gene encoding RAC serine/threonine-protein kinase, whose amino-acid sequence MGDAAMNVAASGGGGQRVVKEGWLQKRGEHIKNWRSRYFVLRDDGTLVGFKAKPDQQMAAAAQPLNNFTVRGCQIMSVDRPKPYTFVIRGLQWAAVIERTFHVETEQEREDWVAAIRYVAARLASEKQSQQQPTQMQHSSSSEDVDMESSGGGRSDSCGSVGVVSSDVDGGSIDELSAKFSVQGTSNSKSTGKKKVTLENFEFLKVLGKGTFGKVILCREKATGHLYAIKILRKEVIIRKDEVAHTLTENRVLRTTNHPFLISLKYSFQTADRLCFVMEYVNGGELFFHLRRSRVFGEDRTRFYGAEIISALGYLHSQGIIYRDLKLENLLLDKDGHIKIADFGLCKEDITYGRTTKTFCGTPEYLAPEVLEDNDYGRAVDWWGVGVVMYEMICGRLPFYNKDHEKLFTLIVMEEVRFPRTISNEAKDMLGGLLIKDPSKRLGGGPNDAKEIMDHAFFSSIDWSDLVQKKIPPPFKPQVTSDTDTRYFDSEFTGESVELTPPDQGFLGSGGGLNSIAEEQEHFPQFSYQESHSAATSSIVSINH is encoded by the exons ATGGGAGACGCAGCGATGAACGTCGCAGCGTCCGGTGGCGGCGGTCAGCGTGTCGTTAAGGAAGGCTGGCTGCAAAAACGCG GAGAGCATATAAAGAATTGGAGGTCGAGGTATTTTGTTCTGCGAGACGATGGTACTTTAGTTGGGTTCAAAGCTAAGCCGGATCAACAAATGGCAGCTGCGGCACAGCCACTGAACAATTTTACTGTTCGTGGTTGTCAAATCATGTCTGTAGATAGACCTAAGCCTTATACTTTTGTCATAAGAGGTTTGCAATGGGCTGCTGTAATTGAGAGGACGTTTCATGTAGAAACAGaacaagaaagagaagatTGGGTTGCAGCGATAAG ataTGTAGCTGCTAGGTTAGCAAGCGAGAAACAAAGTCAACAACAGCCTACGCAGATGCAACATTCATCCTCGTCTGAAGATGTTGATATGGAATCTTCAGGAGGTGGTAGGTCAGACTCGTGTGGATCTGTCGGAGTAGTGTCTTCGGATGTAGACGGTGGCAGTATTGATGAACTATCTGCAAAATTTAGTGTTCAAGGAACATCGAATAGTAAAAGTACagggaaaaaaaaagta ActcttgaaaatttcgaatttttgaaAGTTCTGGGAAAGGGTACATTTGGGAAAGTAATCCTTTGCAGAGAAAAGGCAACGGGCCATTTATatgctattaaaatattacgaaaagaAGTTATTATTCGTAAAGACGAAGTCGCGCATACACTTACTGAAAATAGAGTACTGCGAACTACGAATCATCCGTTCCTAATT TCTCTAAAGTATAGCTTTCAAACAGCGGACAGGCTGTGCTTTGTAATGGAATATGTAAATGGCGGAGAGTTGTTCTTTCATTTAAGACGTTCTCGCGTGTTTGGCGAGGATCGTACTCGGTTTTATGGTGCTGAAATAATTTCAGCATTAGGTTACCTTCATTCGCAGGGTATCATTTATCGTGATCTCAAATTGGAGAATCTTCTCTTAGACAAGGATGGACATATTAAAATAGCTGACTTTGGATTATGTAAagaagatataacgtatg GGAGAACGACGAAAACATTCTGTGGAACTCCTGAATATCTTGCACCAGAAGTGTTAGAAGATAACGATTACGGACGAGCCGTAGATTGGTGGGGAGTCGGTGTTGTTATGTATGAAATGATTTGTGGTCGATTACCTTTTTATAATAAGGACCATGAGAAGCTTTTCACGCTTATTGTAATGGAAGAAGTAAGATTTCCTAGAACAATTAGTAATGAAGCAAAAGATATGCTTGGTG GATTACTTATAAAAGATCCGAGTAAAAGATTAGGTGGTGGACCTAACGATGCGAAGGAAATTATGGATCATGCATTTTTTTCGTCAATAGATTGGTCGGATCTTGTACAGAAAAAAATTCCTCCTCCTTTTAAACCTCAAGTAACGTCTGATACAGATACCCGATATTTTGATAGTGAATTTACGGGTGAAAGCGTCGAACTTACGCCTCCTGATCAAGGATTTTTAGGTAGTGGAGGTGGTTTGAATTCGATAGCCGAAGAACAAGAGCATTTCCCCCAATTTTCCTATCAGGAAAGTCACTCAGCAGCAACATCTTCCATTGTTTCCATTAATCACTGA
- the LOC122572517 gene encoding cleft lip and palate transmembrane protein 1-like protein — translation MQWPSFTLILTKLFLAYIVYSIYNLSLLFVAPACEEGKPCLTSYLSQKQQLQLRIYSSVDKYPTEQQIDFVYASENFNYTHTNTLPLTLNVPRKTRNNGTLFLHILVAPMLPSRKYAKDITNIQKDPYVSYIPIKMTQYTIPEAEAFNLLGERNSNPKKKQNFVNPVTHIKSRVTFTIMTDDVKLPVHNVPTELVNHLKIIQGRTFLPIINYDFLQTRHRDLVKIMPQNNTVNITLQYSPISIGKLRLLLHVEATMQNLKTLGFSDKDVDEVKGIFADTNIYILGGTFLIAAIHLLFDFLAFKNDVSYWRRKDNLVGLSKWTVVWRGFSQTVIFLYLLDEGSSLLVLIPIGIGSIIEMWKLKKVLRLRLKNNNNNNIAEVRTREFDAESMHYLGYLLYPLVIAGAIYSLLYQPHKSWYSWSINSLVNGVYAFGFLFMLPQLFVNYKLKSVAHLPWRTFMYKAFNTFIDDVFAFIISTPTAHRIACFRDDAVFIIYLYQRWLYPVDKSRPDVDVIGEETVNSENSNKKTD, via the exons TCGTGGCACCGGCTTGTGAAGAAGGTAAACCATGCCTGACGTCGTATTTAAGTCAAAAACAGCAACTCCAATTGCGAATTTACAGTTCCGTCGACAAATATCCTACCGAACAGCAGATCGATTTCGTATACGCtagtgaaaatttcaattatacacACACAAATACTCT tcCATTAACTTTGAATGTTCCACGCAAGACACGAAATAATGGAACATTGTTTTTGCATATTCTCGTTGCACCCATGCTTCCTTCTAGGAAGTATGCAAAAGATATTACCAATATACAGAAG GATCCATATGTATCTTACATTCCTATTAAAATGACCCAATATACCATTCCTGAAGCAGAAGCTTTCAATCTATTAGGTGAGAGAAATTCAAATCCCAAGAAGAagcaaaattttgtaaatccAGTGACACATATTAAGAGTCGCGTAACGTTTACAATAATGACTGATGATGTGAAGCTACCTGTGCATAACGTACCTACGGAACTTGTGAATCACTTAAA aATCATACAAGGCAGAACATTTTTACCTATAATTAACTATGACTTCTTACAAACCAGACATCGTGATTTAGTGAAAATCATGCCTCAGAATAATACAGTTAATATCACGTTGCAATATTCTCCAATTTCTATTGGGAAGTTAAGGTTGCTGTTGCATGTGGAAGCTACTATGCAAAATCTAAAAACTCTTGGATTTTCTGATAAAGATGTAGATGAAGTGAAAGGAATTTTTGCAGATACCAACATATATATTCTAGGAGGAACTTTTCTTATTGCAGCCATTCAT tTGCTATTTGACTTCCTTGCTTTTAAAAATGATGTGAGTTATTGGAGAAGGAAAGATAACCTTGTGGGCCTTAGTAAATGGACTGTTGTATGGCGAGGATTTAGTCAGACtgttattttcctttatttactAGACGAAGGTTCATCTCTACTTGTCCTAATCCCTATTGGAATTGGATCTATTATTGAG atgtggaaattaaaaaaagtgtTGAGACTTAGGcttaaaaacaataataacaacaatataGCTGAAGTTAGAACAAGAGAATTCGATGCTGAAAGTATGCATTACTTAGGTTATTTATTGTATCCTCTTGTTATCGCCGGTGCAATTTATTCTTTACTTTATCAACCACACAAAAG TTGGTACTCGTGGAGCATAAACTCCTTAGTAAACGGTGTTTATGCTTTCGGATTTTTGTTTATGCTTCCGCAACTTTTTGTAAACTACAAACTAAAATCCGTGGCACATCTACCATGGAGGACGTTCATGTATAAAGCATTCAATACGTTTATAGATGACGTCTTCGCATTTATCATTTCAACACCAACCGCGCATAGAATAGCGTGTTTTAGAGATGACGCAGTTTTTATCATTTACCTTTATCAACGATG GTTGTATCCGGTAGACAAATCTCGTCCAGATGTTGATGTTATTGGCGAGGAAACTGTTAATtctgaaaattcaaataaaaagactGACTAA